A window of Maioricimonas rarisocia genomic DNA:
CTCGGGACCGATCAGCAGTCCCCAATAGCCGGCTTCGCCCAGTTCCCGCATGACCTGAGCGCTGATCTTGTTGGCGTCGTCCAGCACGGTGCCAGCCTGCACGTGTCGACGAACCACGTCGAGCGAAGCCCGCATCACCGGCTCGGCCGCCGGCGACGGCTCGATAATCGGCTGCTCGAGATCAAACAGTTCGAGCGGGAAGGCCTTCTCCCAGACCGCGCGATGGACCGGACTGTTGACGGTCTGATACCGCTGCGCGAACAGCGTTTCGACGCGATCGTCGGCCGCGTCGACTGCGCCCATGCGGGCGACTTCGTCGTCCGACTTGCCCCCCAGCTTGAGTGCCTCGGAGGCAAACGATGTGACGGGCTTCTTCGCAGTGAACGAAGGACGATCCGGCTTCTGAACGGTGGCCATGAGCAGGTCTCCTCTCGGTCAGTGCGGCAGCTCCTGGACCGGCGGTTTCGCCGTGGAGGTCGTTCCGGGCGACCTCTCACCGACGAACCAGGTGCTCGGTCGGAACCGTGGTCCGCAAGTCTCGCTCAACACATTGAGAGTGCCGATCACCTGATCGGTCCCCCACGACTCGGCGAGCTTCATCGGGCCCCCGCGAAACGGCGGGAAACCGGTCCCCAGAACCATCCCCAGATCGACCATCCAGGGTTCGGCGACGATTCCTTCGTGCAGGCAGTCCGCCGCCGAGTTGATCAATGCGAAGACGAGCCGCTGCTGCACTCCCGTGAGGCTCTCGCCCCCGAGTTCACGCGTTTCCGGAAGCGGCACCGCCTGGCCGGAGGCATCCGCCTTGACGGCCGGTCCCGCGCGGCGGCCCTTGCGATACGTGTAGAATCCTTCACCACTCTTCTGCCCCAGGTGACCGGCGGCGACCATGTCCGACAGACGCTCTGGAGTGGGACTCGCTTCGGCACTGAGGGACAAGAGCGTTCGCGAGGCATCCGCACCGATGTCGATGCCGACCGTATCCAGTAATGTCAGCGGCCCCATCGGGAGCCCGAAGCGACGGGCCTCCCGATCGATCTGCTCGACGGGAAGTCCTTCGCAGACCATTCGCACCGCTTCGTCGAAATACGGGAACAGAATCCGATTGACGAGAAAACCGGGCCCTTCTCCCACGACCAGCGGCGTCTTGCCCAGTGCCCGAACAACTTCGACCAGATCGGCGATCGTTTCGTCCGACGTCCGGGCCGAACGGACCACTTCCACCAGCGGCATCTTGTGAACCGGGTTGAAGAAGTGCAGACCGGCCACCCGGTCCGCTCGAATCGTCGCTGCCGCCATCTCGTTGATCGGCAGGGCCGAGGTATTCGAGGCAATGACCGTATGGGCCGGCACCACAATGTCGATGTCGGCAAACAGCTTTCGCTTGATGTCCAGACGTTCCACAATCGCCTCGACCACGAGATCGGCATCGGCCAGCGACTCCAGCTCCGTCGTTCGCCTGATGCGATGAATGGCCGCATCGCCCTCTGCTTCGGCAAACACGCCCTTTCGAACCGCGTTGCGGGTCAGCGAGCCGATGTGTTCCATGCCACGATCCAGAGCGGCTTCATCGATGTCCCCGAGGATTACCGAGTATCCTCGTGTGGCGGCCAGCTGAGCGATCCCTGCTCCCATCGTGCCCGCGCCGACAACCGCGATCGTGCGCACCTTGTGCCCCGAGGTGACATCGCTTCCAACCCACGTGTCCCGCTTCTTCGCACGCTCCTGCTGGAAGAACAGGTTCAGCAGGTTGCGACACGCCGGCTCGAACACAATGCGTGAGAACTCCTCGCGCTCTGCAGCAAGGCCAGCGGTCATACCGTGCGACAGTCCCGCGGCCACTGCGTTCAGTGCGGCCGGCAGGGCAGGGTAGTGCTGCCCCTTGCGGGCGATCTGTCGCCGTGCAGACCACAGCACGAGCTTGCGCCCCGGCAGTGTTTCGTCGAGCAGTCGCGTCCGCCAGCCGGGTGTGACTCCAGTGGGTCGTTTGCCGGCGAGCAGTTCGTCGACCAGTTGCAGCAGCCCCTCGTCGAAATGATCCCGCTCGCAGACCACGTCGACCAGACCAAGCTGTTTCGCTCTCGCTGCCGAAACGCGCTCGCCGGTGAGAATCATCCGGATTGCTGCGGAAACACCAATGCACCGAGGCAGCCGTTGCGTACCGCCCCAGCCGGGAATCAGTCCCAACTGCGTTTCGGGCAACCCGATCCGCGTCGACGAGTCGCGCCGTGCGACCCGGTGGTCGCAGGCCAGTGCGAACTCGAGGCCACCTCCCAGACAGGGACCATGGATTGCTGCGACCGTCGGCATGGGAAGAGCAGCAATCCGGTTGAACAGATCCTGTCCTTCACGGAGAACACCATCGATCTGACCGGACCGGGTCATCTCCCGCAGCGGGACCAGATCGGCTCCCGCCATGAAGCCGGACTCCTTGCCGCTTCGAAAGATCACCAGCTTCGCCGTCTCATCCTGCTCGAGTTGAGCTGCCACACGATCCAGCTCACCCATGACCGCACTGTTGAAGACGTTCATCGATCGGCCGCGGACATCGATCGCAACCGTGGCCACGCCCCGTTCGTCCCGCTTTATCCGCAGGTGTTCGTACTGGCTCATGTCTGGTCCTCCAGAGTGCGTTCCACCCAGACGGCGGCACCCTGGCCGCCCCCCACACAAAGCGTCGCCAGTCCCCGCTGCAAGCCGCGCGCTGCGAGTGCCCGTAACAGAGTGAGTATCAGTCGCGTCCCGCTCACTCCCACCGGATGTCCCAGGGCAATGGCTCCGCCGTTGATGTTGAGCCGGTCCGGATCGATGAATCCAATGGCCGAAGACGCCTGCAGTTGCTGCGCGGCGAATGTTTCGGAGGCAAACGCCTTCAGACACGCCAGAACCTGCGCCGCGAACGCCTCGTTGATCTCGAACAGATCGAAGTCGGTGATCGACAGGCCGGTCGACTGCAGCAGTTTGTGGGTGGCAAACACCGGCCCCAGTCCCATCCGCTTCGGGTCGCAGCCGGCGATCGCATAGTCCCGGATGTAGCCGAGCGGCTCGAGACCACGGGCCCGTGCCTGGTCGGCCGACATCAGAATCAGTGCCGCCGCTCCGTCGGTGATTGGACAACTGTTCCCCGCGGTGATCGTCCCTTCGTTCCGATCGAAGATCGGTCTGAGCCTGCCGAGCGCCTCGAGAGTCTGTTGCGGACGAGGTCCAATGTCTTTGGATACAGGTTCAGTGCCCCCAGCATCGACCGCAGTCACTTCGTCCCCGTAGAAGCAGCGGTCCCAGGCGGCGGTCGCCCGCTGATGGCTCCGCAGAGCGAACGCATCCTGATCATCCCGCGAGATGCCGAACTCTTTGGCGAGGATCTCGGCCGTCTGCCCCATATTGAGCCCGCAGACCGGATCGGTCAGGCCCAGTTCCAGCCCCACGACCGGACGGAAGAGCCGGGGCCGCAGCTGCGCGAGCAGCTTCAGTCGCTTCGCCAGCGATGCCTTGCGGAGTTCCAGCAGCCAGAGCTGCGCCTCACGGCTCCACAGCATCGGAACCTGCGACATCGATTCGGTGCCGCCGGCGGCCACGGTGGCCGCCCGTCCCTCACGAATGATCTGCCAGGCCGAGAAAACCGACTCCATTCCCGAGGCACAGTTCCGGTTGACGGTGTGCGCCGGCCGGTCGTGAGGGATTCCCGCCTGCAGCGCGATCACCCGCGAGACGTTGGCCGAATCGGCCGGTCCCGCGACATTGCCGAAGACGGTTTCGTCGACGTCGCCCGGTGCGAGTCCGGCCCGCTCGATCGCTTCTTCGAGTGCGACTCGCCCCAGTTCCGCTGCAGAGACCTCTGCGAAGCCACTGTACGCTTTGGCAAACGGTGTGCGAACTCCAGACACGACAGCCAGCGGTGGTCGCAGGCGGTCGCGGCGAGACGTGCTCATAGCGACTCTCCTTCACCGGTACGCATCGGGCCACAGATCAGTCCGCGGACGGCACTTCCTCACTCGCGGACATGCCGTCGTGCTGTTCGCGCAGTTCGCGCCGCAACACCTTCCCGAGGAAATTCCGAGGCAGATCCTCTTCCCGAACTTCAACGATCCGGGG
This region includes:
- a CDS encoding 3-hydroxyacyl-CoA dehydrogenase NAD-binding domain-containing protein; this encodes MSQYEHLRIKRDERGVATVAIDVRGRSMNVFNSAVMGELDRVAAQLEQDETAKLVIFRSGKESGFMAGADLVPLREMTRSGQIDGVLREGQDLFNRIAALPMPTVAAIHGPCLGGGLEFALACDHRVARRDSSTRIGLPETQLGLIPGWGGTQRLPRCIGVSAAIRMILTGERVSAARAKQLGLVDVVCERDHFDEGLLQLVDELLAGKRPTGVTPGWRTRLLDETLPGRKLVLWSARRQIARKGQHYPALPAALNAVAAGLSHGMTAGLAAEREEFSRIVFEPACRNLLNLFFQQERAKKRDTWVGSDVTSGHKVRTIAVVGAGTMGAGIAQLAATRGYSVILGDIDEAALDRGMEHIGSLTRNAVRKGVFAEAEGDAAIHRIRRTTELESLADADLVVEAIVERLDIKRKLFADIDIVVPAHTVIASNTSALPINEMAAATIRADRVAGLHFFNPVHKMPLVEVVRSARTSDETIADLVEVVRALGKTPLVVGEGPGFLVNRILFPYFDEAVRMVCEGLPVEQIDREARRFGLPMGPLTLLDTVGIDIGADASRTLLSLSAEASPTPERLSDMVAAGHLGQKSGEGFYTYRKGRRAGPAVKADASGQAVPLPETRELGGESLTGVQQRLVFALINSAADCLHEGIVAEPWMVDLGMVLGTGFPPFRGGPMKLAESWGTDQVIGTLNVLSETCGPRFRPSTWFVGERSPGTTSTAKPPVQELPH
- a CDS encoding thiolase family protein, with the protein product MSTSRRDRLRPPLAVVSGVRTPFAKAYSGFAEVSAAELGRVALEEAIERAGLAPGDVDETVFGNVAGPADSANVSRVIALQAGIPHDRPAHTVNRNCASGMESVFSAWQIIREGRAATVAAGGTESMSQVPMLWSREAQLWLLELRKASLAKRLKLLAQLRPRLFRPVVGLELGLTDPVCGLNMGQTAEILAKEFGISRDDQDAFALRSHQRATAAWDRCFYGDEVTAVDAGGTEPVSKDIGPRPQQTLEALGRLRPIFDRNEGTITAGNSCPITDGAAALILMSADQARARGLEPLGYIRDYAIAGCDPKRMGLGPVFATHKLLQSTGLSITDFDLFEINEAFAAQVLACLKAFASETFAAQQLQASSAIGFIDPDRLNINGGAIALGHPVGVSGTRLILTLLRALAARGLQRGLATLCVGGGQGAAVWVERTLEDQT